The following are from one region of the Sandaracinus amylolyticus genome:
- a CDS encoding glycosyltransferase family 2 protein — MRHVDLSIVIVSWNTCDMTAACLRALRADRTSLRRQIIVVDNASEDGTADRVAREHPEVELVRNKRNLLYAYANNQGAERARGRYIGLLNSDALVRPGALDRLVRFLDTNLGYAAASPKLVGTLGEVRRTCARFPTLATALAHSTALGRVPPGSWIIARSRMDDFDHEQSRDVEQPPTSCFVVRRRDWEEIGGFDPRMSLYFNDVDLCFRLWERGRRIRYLADAEVVHEEGGSTRRARRRERNIVWNRDREAYYEKRYGAFGRIWARAVLATATAEIAARIVASRGREAGEQLVALSEQLRDTLGPAAPPITLERAAA, encoded by the coding sequence TTGAGGCACGTCGACCTCTCGATCGTGATCGTGTCGTGGAACACCTGCGACATGACGGCCGCGTGCTTGCGCGCGCTCCGCGCCGACCGCACCTCGCTGCGCCGCCAGATCATCGTGGTGGACAACGCGAGCGAGGACGGGACCGCCGATCGCGTCGCGCGCGAGCATCCCGAGGTGGAGCTCGTCCGCAACAAGCGCAACCTGCTCTACGCGTACGCGAACAACCAGGGCGCGGAGCGCGCGCGGGGTCGCTACATCGGGCTGCTCAATTCCGACGCGCTCGTGCGTCCAGGCGCGCTCGATCGCCTCGTCCGCTTCCTCGACACGAACCTCGGGTACGCCGCGGCGAGCCCCAAGCTCGTGGGCACGCTCGGCGAGGTGCGTCGCACCTGCGCGCGCTTCCCGACGCTCGCGACCGCGCTCGCGCACTCGACGGCGCTCGGGCGCGTGCCGCCGGGGAGCTGGATCATCGCGCGCAGTCGGATGGACGACTTCGATCACGAGCAGAGCCGCGACGTCGAGCAGCCGCCGACCTCGTGCTTCGTGGTGCGGCGCCGCGACTGGGAGGAGATCGGCGGGTTCGATCCGCGGATGAGCCTCTACTTCAACGACGTCGATCTCTGCTTCCGGCTCTGGGAGCGAGGCCGGCGCATCCGCTACCTCGCGGACGCCGAGGTGGTCCACGAGGAAGGCGGCTCCACCCGCCGCGCGCGGCGACGCGAGCGCAACATCGTGTGGAACCGCGACCGCGAGGCGTACTACGAGAAGCGCTACGGCGCGTTCGGCCGGATCTGGGCGCGCGCGGTGCTGGCGACGGCGACCGCGGAGATCGCGGCGCGCATCGTGGCGAGCCGAGGACGCGAGGCCGGCGAGCAGCTCGTCGCGCTGAGCGAGCAGCTCCGCGACACGCTCGGCCCTGCCGCCCCGCCGATCACGCTCGAGCGCGCTGCGGCGTGA
- a CDS encoding OmpA/MotB family protein: MTTAPRPIEPTRPRAPQPAHRPPTGQAPTRDADAHDNPPTIELETKRGNGERNFRWTLILVLVALLCGGAVFVSQIHQPLAAERERLATELDGATRVRDEATAALAALTTERDALRTERDAITAERDALRSREQELAGAVAERDARIGALQAMHDQLTEQLRSEIAAGDVTVSQGEGRVAVRLADQILFAPGRAELSDRGQALLRRVATSLARMEDRLIQVEGHTDSTPLTGDALERFATNWELSTARATNVVRFLSDQCSIPGERLAAAGYSEFRPVGDNGTVRGRRMNRRIELTLIARPRA; encoded by the coding sequence ATGACGACTGCACCCAGGCCCATCGAGCCCACGCGTCCTCGCGCGCCGCAGCCCGCGCATCGTCCGCCGACCGGTCAGGCGCCAACGCGCGACGCCGACGCGCACGACAACCCGCCGACGATCGAGCTCGAGACCAAGCGCGGCAACGGCGAGCGCAACTTCCGCTGGACGCTGATCCTCGTGCTCGTCGCCCTGTTGTGCGGTGGCGCGGTGTTCGTCTCGCAGATCCACCAGCCGCTCGCGGCGGAGCGCGAGCGGCTCGCGACCGAGCTCGACGGCGCGACGCGGGTGCGCGACGAAGCGACCGCCGCGCTCGCGGCGCTCACCACCGAGCGCGACGCGCTGCGCACCGAGCGCGATGCGATCACCGCCGAGCGCGACGCGCTGCGCTCGCGCGAGCAGGAGCTCGCAGGCGCGGTCGCGGAGCGCGACGCGCGCATCGGCGCGCTGCAGGCGATGCACGATCAGCTCACCGAGCAGCTGCGCAGCGAGATCGCGGCCGGTGACGTCACGGTCTCGCAGGGCGAGGGTCGCGTCGCGGTGCGGCTCGCGGATCAGATCCTCTTCGCGCCGGGACGCGCCGAGCTCAGCGACCGCGGTCAGGCGCTCCTGCGCCGCGTCGCGACCTCGCTCGCGCGGATGGAGGACCGACTCATCCAGGTCGAGGGCCACACCGACTCGACGCCGCTCACCGGCGACGCGCTCGAGCGCTTCGCGACGAACTGGGAGCTCTCCACCGCGCGCGCCACCAACGTGGTGCGCTTCTTGTCCGATCAGTGCTCGATCCCCGGGGAGCGCCTCGCCGCGGCGGGCTACTCGGAGTTCCGCCCGGTCGGTGACAACGGGACGGTGCGGGGCCGCCGGATGAACCGCCGCATCGAGCTCACGCTGATCGCCCGTCCGCGGGCGTGA
- the murI gene encoding glutamate racemase, translating to MEKRSAAPIGVFDSGLGGLTVVRAIAEALPGEELVYLGDTARVPYGTRSAHTVIRYARGCGALLAKHGIKMLVVACNTVSAVALDHLRVELDMPVLGVIEPGARAAVRASKSGRIGVIATAGTVGSGAYPRAVASFETRAEVKQLPAPLLVPLAEEGWLDGEVPTLVVRRYLEDLMRGDAQIDALVLGCTHYPLLSGVIHDEAARVAGREIAIVDSGVAAAGELDETLRARGLLREGAPGGLKLMVTDRPGRFAEVAARFLGRDLDGLEVEQVDL from the coding sequence ATGGAGAAGCGGAGCGCGGCGCCGATCGGCGTGTTCGACTCGGGGCTCGGAGGTCTCACCGTGGTCCGCGCGATCGCGGAGGCGCTGCCGGGCGAAGAGCTCGTGTACCTCGGTGACACCGCGCGCGTGCCCTACGGCACTCGCAGCGCGCACACCGTGATCCGCTACGCGCGCGGCTGCGGTGCGCTGCTCGCGAAGCACGGGATCAAGATGCTCGTCGTCGCGTGCAACACGGTGAGCGCGGTGGCGCTCGACCACCTGCGCGTCGAGCTCGACATGCCGGTGCTCGGCGTGATCGAGCCGGGCGCGCGCGCCGCAGTGCGCGCGTCGAAGAGCGGGCGCATCGGCGTGATCGCGACCGCGGGCACCGTCGGGAGCGGCGCGTACCCGCGCGCGGTCGCGAGCTTCGAGACCCGCGCCGAGGTGAAGCAGCTCCCGGCACCGCTCCTCGTGCCGCTCGCGGAAGAGGGATGGCTCGATGGTGAGGTGCCGACCCTCGTGGTGCGACGCTATCTCGAGGACCTGATGCGCGGTGACGCGCAGATCGACGCGCTCGTGCTCGGGTGCACCCACTATCCGCTCCTCAGCGGCGTGATCCACGACGAGGCGGCGCGGGTCGCGGGTCGCGAGATCGCGATCGTCGACAGCGGCGTCGCCGCGGCGGGCGAGCTCGACGAGACGCTGCGCGCCCGCGGCCTCCTGCGCGAAGGCGCGCCGGGTGGTCTGAAGCTGATGGTCACCGATCGCCCGGGTCGCTTCGCCGAGGTCGCGGCGCGCTTCCTCGGTCGCGACCTCGACGGCCTCGAGGTCGAGCAGGTCGACCTGTAG
- a CDS encoding oligosaccharide flippase family protein, with translation MTDHVQRARRAAVIALAGYAASKVLVFISSPLLSYLIAPDVRGLVELVNPIVIGIELVSDLGIGPAIIQSQRGADRTFLGVAWTIQAVRGAMLSLVVCALAWPYAEITGHPELAQILPVAGLAALGSGLLSTKILTTSRELAIGRLTAVELGAQVVGFAVKMIWASYSPTAWSLVGGGLSIIFTKLVLSHALLPGALDRPRWDPAIARELARFGRWVLASTLLTFLTGHADRWIFGALIPLGMLGLFGNAAVIAALPVEVVGQLAGRVVFPLYARVLQSGGDLAPVFQRARRPLLVLGGWAIAGLVAGAPTAMRLLWDEAWWGSGWMIQILVFASWFRLCETTNGAALLARGEPRWLAAGSLAKLIAMCIAIPIGHAMGGFLGALLAYASTEVVRYVVSVWATSRLGLHAGLRDDVAGTLLVAATGVGGWQIAERVRAWGVPVLAEAALVAIVVTLAWAPLAMPAVMSIVRERRARSALAPARA, from the coding sequence GTGACCGACCACGTGCAGCGCGCGCGTCGCGCCGCCGTGATCGCGCTCGCCGGATACGCCGCGAGCAAGGTCCTCGTCTTCATCTCGAGCCCACTGCTCTCGTACCTCATCGCGCCCGACGTGCGCGGGCTCGTCGAGCTCGTGAACCCGATCGTGATCGGCATCGAGCTCGTGAGCGATCTCGGGATCGGCCCTGCGATCATCCAGAGCCAGCGCGGCGCGGATCGCACCTTCCTCGGCGTCGCGTGGACGATCCAGGCGGTGCGCGGCGCGATGCTCTCGCTCGTCGTGTGCGCCCTCGCGTGGCCCTACGCGGAGATCACCGGACACCCCGAGCTCGCGCAGATCCTGCCGGTCGCGGGGCTCGCCGCGCTCGGCAGTGGTCTGCTCTCGACGAAGATCCTCACGACCAGCCGCGAGCTCGCGATCGGTCGGCTCACCGCGGTCGAGCTCGGCGCGCAGGTCGTCGGCTTCGCGGTGAAGATGATCTGGGCCTCCTACAGCCCGACCGCGTGGTCGCTCGTCGGCGGCGGCCTCTCGATCATCTTCACCAAGCTGGTGCTCAGCCACGCGCTGCTCCCCGGCGCGCTCGATCGTCCGCGCTGGGATCCCGCGATCGCGCGCGAGCTCGCGCGCTTCGGTCGATGGGTGCTCGCGAGCACGCTCCTCACGTTCCTCACCGGCCACGCCGATCGCTGGATCTTCGGAGCGCTGATCCCGCTCGGCATGCTCGGGCTCTTCGGCAATGCCGCGGTGATCGCCGCGCTGCCGGTCGAGGTGGTCGGACAGCTCGCGGGGCGCGTCGTGTTCCCGCTCTACGCGCGCGTGCTGCAGAGCGGCGGCGATCTCGCGCCGGTGTTCCAGCGCGCGCGGCGCCCGCTGCTCGTGCTCGGCGGCTGGGCGATCGCGGGGCTCGTCGCGGGCGCGCCCACCGCGATGCGCTTGCTCTGGGACGAGGCGTGGTGGGGCTCGGGATGGATGATCCAGATCCTCGTGTTCGCGTCGTGGTTCCGCCTCTGCGAGACGACGAACGGCGCGGCGCTGCTCGCGCGTGGCGAGCCGCGCTGGCTCGCCGCGGGATCGCTCGCGAAGCTGATCGCGATGTGCATCGCGATCCCGATCGGGCACGCGATGGGTGGGTTCCTCGGCGCGCTCCTCGCGTACGCGTCGACCGAGGTCGTGCGCTACGTGGTCTCGGTGTGGGCGACCTCGCGCCTCGGGCTGCACGCGGGACTGCGCGACGACGTCGCGGGCACCTTGCTGGTCGCCGCGACCGGCGTCGGGGGATGGCAGATCGCGGAGCGCGTGCGGGCGTGGGGCGTGCCCGTGCTCGCCGAAGCAGCGCTCGTCGCGATCGTGGTCACGCTCGCGTGGGCACCGCTCGCGATGCCCGCGGTGATGTCGATCGTCCGCGAGCGACGCGCGCGCTCGGCGCTCGCACCGGCGCGCGCGTGA
- a CDS encoding PEGA domain-containing protein, translating into MFGAVRVASVVLALGAITTMVRAQDEVLLPSEEAGLDDEGPARLAPPIAPRVAVVLLPAGPDVDPAMTDALTELLIAGVAARGEGLQIVGKEELQVQLERDDAETARCIESAACLGRLGALLDVREIIAGTLAARVDANGAASWAFDLHRLDVRDGEQLGRVFREVSGDLDALLRALEESIPELYARRVQPGRLVVRATVQGAAVTLDGAAIGVFEGAPLRRETVEPGTHVLQVEAPGFRAFERSVEVEEGATLMIDAVLERAGGWTPSPLVWVGGAIAIASTTAAIAFGVASQAEPSGDVSMRDAVEQFYPARDAEAMAANVLLGIAGGGAIAVAVGLAISGVDDAPRERATAWVAPVAGGVAAGVAGRF; encoded by the coding sequence ATGTTCGGGGCCGTGCGTGTGGCGTCGGTGGTGCTCGCCCTCGGGGCGATCACGACGATGGTGCGCGCGCAGGACGAGGTGCTGCTGCCCTCCGAAGAGGCCGGTCTCGACGACGAGGGGCCCGCGCGGCTCGCGCCGCCGATCGCGCCGCGCGTCGCGGTGGTGCTGCTCCCCGCGGGGCCCGACGTCGATCCCGCGATGACCGACGCGCTCACCGAGCTGCTGATCGCCGGGGTCGCCGCGCGCGGTGAGGGCCTGCAGATCGTCGGCAAGGAAGAGCTCCAGGTGCAGCTCGAGCGCGACGACGCGGAGACCGCGCGCTGCATCGAGAGCGCGGCGTGCCTCGGGCGCCTCGGCGCGCTGCTCGACGTGCGCGAGATCATCGCGGGCACGCTCGCGGCGCGCGTGGACGCGAACGGCGCTGCGTCGTGGGCGTTCGATCTCCATCGCCTCGACGTGCGCGACGGAGAGCAGCTCGGGCGCGTGTTCCGCGAGGTGAGCGGCGATCTCGACGCGCTGCTGCGTGCGCTCGAGGAGTCGATCCCCGAGCTCTACGCGCGACGCGTGCAGCCAGGACGGCTCGTGGTCCGCGCGACCGTGCAGGGCGCGGCGGTGACGCTCGACGGCGCGGCAATCGGCGTGTTCGAAGGTGCGCCGCTGCGGCGCGAGACGGTCGAGCCGGGCACCCACGTGCTGCAGGTCGAGGCTCCGGGGTTCCGCGCGTTCGAGCGATCGGTCGAGGTCGAAGAGGGCGCGACGCTCATGATCGACGCGGTGCTCGAGCGCGCGGGCGGCTGGACGCCGTCGCCGCTCGTCTGGGTGGGCGGCGCGATCGCGATCGCGTCGACGACCGCAGCGATCGCGTTCGGTGTCGCGTCGCAGGCCGAGCCCAGCGGCGACGTGTCGATGCGCGACGCGGTCGAGCAGTTCTATCCGGCGCGCGATGCCGAGGCGATGGCGGCGAACGTGCTGCTCGGCATCGCGGGCGGAGGCGCGATCGCGGTCGCGGTGGGCCTCGCGATCTCGGGGGTCGACGATGCGCCGCGCGAGCGCGCGACGGCATGGGTCGCGCCGGTCGCCGGCGGCGTCGCCGCGGGCGTCGCGGGGCGGTTCTGA
- a CDS encoding flavin-containing monooxygenase, with amino-acid sequence MIVGAGLSGIGAAWHLRDRCPDHSYVILEAREAIGGTWDLFRYPGIRSDSDMFTLGYAFRPWRDQKAIADGPSILEYVRETARESGIDRHIRFRHRVKHASWSSEDARWTVEAEREDGEIARFTCSFLWMCSGYYDYAEGYTPEFPGTERFGGQIVHPQFWSDDLDYAGKRVVVIGSGATAMTLVPELAKKAAHVTMLQRSPTYVVSLPAEDALANFLREHLPEHVAYGITRWKNVLLSMAFYQFARRAPERAKKRIVSLIQKELGAEYDVATHFTPKYKPWDQRLCLVPDGDLFIALREGRASVVTDHIETFTEKGIRLRSGQELEADLIVTATGLKLQFLGGMELDIDGERLEPTKTMNYKGVMLSDVPNLACTFGYTNASWTLKADLTAEYVCRLLGRMRETGANVCTPRLRDAEIGEEPFLNLTSGYVQRALAHLPKQGSRRPWKLYQNYALDILFLRHGDIDDGTIELTSTPARREEPKRRLGPMARAVRAVASR; translated from the coding sequence ATGATCGTGGGCGCCGGCCTGTCGGGGATCGGCGCGGCCTGGCATCTGCGCGACCGCTGTCCCGATCACAGCTACGTGATCCTCGAGGCGCGCGAGGCGATCGGCGGCACCTGGGATCTCTTCCGCTATCCCGGGATCCGATCCGACTCCGACATGTTCACGCTCGGCTACGCGTTCCGGCCGTGGCGCGATCAGAAGGCGATCGCCGACGGTCCCTCGATCCTCGAGTACGTGCGCGAGACGGCGCGCGAGAGCGGGATCGATCGGCACATCCGGTTCCGACATCGCGTGAAGCACGCGTCGTGGTCGAGCGAGGACGCGCGCTGGACGGTCGAGGCCGAGCGCGAGGACGGCGAGATCGCGCGCTTCACGTGCAGCTTCCTGTGGATGTGCTCGGGCTACTACGACTACGCCGAGGGCTACACCCCGGAATTCCCGGGCACCGAGCGCTTCGGCGGGCAGATCGTGCACCCGCAATTCTGGAGCGACGACCTCGACTACGCGGGCAAGCGCGTGGTCGTGATCGGCAGCGGCGCGACCGCGATGACGCTGGTGCCCGAGCTCGCGAAGAAGGCCGCGCACGTGACGATGCTGCAGCGCTCGCCGACGTACGTCGTGTCGCTGCCCGCCGAGGACGCGCTCGCGAACTTCCTGCGCGAGCACCTGCCCGAGCACGTCGCGTACGGCATCACGCGCTGGAAGAACGTGCTCCTGAGCATGGCGTTCTATCAGTTCGCGCGTCGCGCACCGGAGCGCGCGAAGAAGCGGATCGTGTCGCTCATCCAGAAGGAGCTCGGCGCGGAGTACGACGTCGCGACCCACTTCACGCCCAAGTACAAGCCGTGGGATCAGCGCCTGTGCCTGGTGCCCGACGGCGATCTCTTCATCGCGCTGCGCGAGGGGCGCGCGTCGGTCGTCACCGATCACATCGAGACGTTCACCGAGAAGGGCATCCGACTGCGCTCGGGGCAGGAGCTCGAGGCCGATCTGATCGTCACCGCGACCGGGCTCAAGCTGCAGTTCCTCGGCGGCATGGAGCTCGACATCGACGGCGAGCGTCTCGAGCCCACCAAGACGATGAACTACAAGGGCGTGATGCTGAGCGACGTGCCGAACCTCGCGTGCACGTTCGGCTACACGAACGCGTCGTGGACGCTCAAGGCGGATCTCACCGCGGAGTACGTCTGCCGCCTCTTGGGCCGCATGCGCGAGACCGGCGCGAACGTCTGCACGCCGCGGCTGCGCGACGCGGAGATCGGCGAGGAGCCGTTCCTGAACCTCACGTCGGGCTACGTGCAGCGCGCGCTCGCGCACCTGCCGAAGCAGGGATCGCGCAGGCCCTGGAAGCTCTACCAGAACTACGCGCTCGACATCCTCTTCCTGCGTCATGGCGACATCGACGACGGAACGATCGAGCTGACGAGCACGCCCGCGCGTCGCGAGGAGCCGAAGCGCCGGCTCGGACCGATGGCGCGCGCAGTGCGCGCGGTCGCCTCGCGCTGA